A stretch of DNA from Vibrio sp. ED004:
TCGTTTAATTTGAGCAAGAATAACGCCTGAAATCACCATCACACCACCAATGATATGGAACTGGTTAATCTCTTCACCTAGCCAGGTTGCAGCCAATACAATCGCAACAACAGGCAGCAAGTTCATGAACATCGCACTGGAATCGGCACCAATGGTATCAATCGCTTTTACCCACATCCAAGGCGCCAGAATAGAAGCCGCAACCGCTGCGTACGCAATCAAAGGAATTGCTTGTTGCGAAGGAATCAGTTGGTCGCTGGTCAGCCAAAGTGGTGCCAACATTGCGACTGCGAACATCCCCTGCACATAGATCACCACCCAGCTACTGATTGGCATTTTCCAACGTTTCAACAGCACACAGTAAGAGGCGTAAACAAATGCCGCGATTAGCATGTAACCATCGCCTTGAGTCAGTTCTTGATGAATAAAGAACAGCGGGTCACCTTTACCAAGCATTAGGGCTAATCCAGACAGAGACAACACACCGCCGACAATACTTAGGCTAGAAATCGACTTGTTGAGCAGTGGAACGCTCAGGAATACGCTGATCAACGGCACTAATGAAGTGATCAATGCCATGTTAGAAGCTGTTGTAGTTAGGCCCGCGTAGTAACCCAATGATTGGTTTAGCACCATGCCCAAAAAGCCAAGGAATGCCAATTTCGACAAGTTAGGTTTAATGATTGGCCACTGCTTGATAACCGAGCGGATACAGAAAGGCGTCAGGATTAACATTGCAATGAACCAACGGTAAAAACTCATCGCGCTCGGTTCGATAGTGCTTGCGGCCAGCTTATTGACGATCGCATTAGCACCCCAGATACAGACTGTGAAAAATGGTAAAAGATAATGCATGTGGTTTCCGTCGCAAATGAGTTGATGCGGCTAGTTTGACAGGTCGTTATACTTACAGATATCTTTAAAAAGACATCAGGCGCGATAGGAAGACAAGATTGAAAAAACACTCAAGAAACCTTCACCCATCCTTATCAATCGACAAGGCACCATCCAACGTATTTATGAATTTCGAAGCGTTCTTATCGAACACCGAAACTCGTGTGCATAGCCACCCTTGGGGACAGGTTCAGTTGATCAGCGGTGGGATTCTTGAAATGGAGGCAGAAGGAACACGCTTTCTCGCACCGCCACATCTAGCGATTTGGGTACCCGCCGGGGTCATGCACTGCAGTTATAACCGTAAACCATTGGACTACTGTTCTTTGAATATTGCACGTGAGTTAACTCAACATCTGCCTGAGAAAACCAGCCTTATTAAAATTACGCCGATCGTATCTTCGATCATCGATGACTTTCGCCAGCGTGACATCAATGTCGCACAAAGCGAACAAGATCAAAGGCTTGTACAGGTACTATTGGACCAATTGGCAGAGCGCCAAGTCGAGCATCACTTCTTACCCTCAACCGATAACAAGTATCTTGCGCCTATTCTGGCGGCCATCGAAGAGAACCCAACAGACGATATCTCTCTAAAGGATTGGGCAGAGAAAGTGCACGCAACCGAGCGAACTTTGTCACGTCATTGCCAAAGTGAATTAGGGATGAGCTTTACTGAGTGGCGACTGCGAGTGCGTTACTTGTACTCAATGGATCTGTTAAGAAACGGCCAGTCGGTTAAAGAGGTCGCCCTCACATTAGGCTACAACCAAGCGAGCCCCTTTATTAGCATGTTCAAGAAGTATTCCGGTCAAACGCCGGAGCAATATAAGAATCGCTTGTTGTAGGTTTTGTTTCGGTAGACATCAACGTCGAACACTGGATATTTGCTTTTTGAATAATAAATATCCAGCCGGATATTTTTATAAAATAAACAGATTGCATATAAACCCTGTTTTGTAGAGTATGAGTGGCACTCACCAGCGGTGGGGCATTACAACAATAATAAGGATACTCAACACAATGAAAATGCGTTTAAATCTCAGCGTTCTGCTGATTTCAACCGCTCTTAGTCCAGCTTCGCTTGCGAATACTACATACCCTAATGGTTACTACTTAGAAACTGAAGGACTGAGTGGAAATGCGTTAAAAGACATGCTTGGTGTGATTGCTGCTCGCGGGCAAAAGCAATTATCGTATAACCAAGTTTGGTCTGCATTGAAAGACACGAATGAAGATCCGAACAATTCGAATAACGTTATTCTGTATTACAGCGGTCGCTCACAATCTAAAGATTTTACCTCGTCGGGTAACAACGATAAAAATGCTTGGAACCGTGAACATCTTTGGCCTAAATCTTTTGGTTTTAAGCGTAAAGACCAATGGGGTTATACCGACATTCACCATCTACAATCAACCGATGCTGAGATTAACTTAATCCGTTCGAACAAAGACTTCGATTTTGGTGGGGCGCCATTGAAAAAGTCACCGCTTAACAAGACGGGTTACGACAGCTTTGAACCTAGAGATGCTGTTAAAGGGGATACCGCTCGTTCGCTTTTCTACATGGCCGTGCGCTATGAAGGAAATAACGCGAAAATGCCTGACTTGTATCTGGTTGATGATATGTCGAGTACGTCAGGTCAGCCTAAGGTTGGAAAGCTATGCACCTTACTTAAATGACATAATGCGGATCCAGTGGATGATTGGGAACGTAACCGCCACGAAAAAGCCGTTAAGTGGCAAGGCAACCGCAACCCCTTCATTGATAACCCAAGCTGGGTAAATGACATCTATAGCAGTAGATGTAACGGGTAATTGGTCGTTTAAATAAAACTCATCGGTAGCTATACTCCTGAAAAATAAAAAGGCCATCTTAGAGATGGCTTTTAATCAATAGCCTAAACATCAGCTCGATAAACACAACCCTCAATCTGAATGGAATTGCCGAACCTTGAGCGTCACATTGATAGCGGCTCGAACGTTTATTGCGGACTCTTTAACTATAAGAGGTTAATTCCAAAATGTTTGGCCAGCGTATTTACGACACCAAAACAGACAAACGATATAAGACAACTGAGCAATAACGTCGCCCAAAAGGAATATTTGCTCAGCAAATAAGGAAACAGTAAGAACATTGGAAGTGTTGGCACCACAAACCAGAACGTATAGAAAGCGTGGTTTGATAGTTTGTCGGAACCTTGGCCTTCGATATACATCCATATTAACGCGAGAATTGTGACTGTTGGCAAGGCTGCGACCAAAGCCCCAAGCTTGTCGCTACGCTTGGCAACTTCAGAGATAAGAACAACAATTGCAGCTGTCGTTAAATACTTGAAAACAATCCACCACATGTTGCGCTCCAAGCATAAATTAAAAGTTTAGCTGACTGAGTCTAAGTCGTGATACGAATTAGGCCGCTCGAAGCGTTACTAACGTGAGGTAGGAGACAAATTGGTGCTAAAAAGTAGTCTATAGCACCATAGCTATTGATATGTCTAATACCCGGTCAGCTCCATATACCCCGTGCCAGAATGTGTTCCTTTAATTGAGATAGGGCCTTCCCAATAGGGAACCGATAGTGGCATTTTTGCTTTGGGATTGAGTGCCGAGACTGTCAGTTCTATTTGCTGGCTTGGAATTGAAACCTGCCACTCTGTTGGGTAATCGCGTCCGTCGATTTCTGTTTGATTGACGGCAGTTAGGCTGATGTCTTGCTGTGAAATGGCAAGGCCAGAACCATCTTGTTGCATCAACCTTGCGCTAGCATAACTGGCTTCGCCTGTTGTTGAATTTCGTAGTTGGAACGCGACTAAGCTAGTCTCATCATTGAGCCTCAGTGCAAACCAATCCCAGCCTTGTTGTGAGTCGAGCAAGAACTGCGAGCTCCACTCTCTGTCTATCCAGCCTTTGCCTGAAACTTGATGGGTCACGCCATCAATCATCACGTTGCCCGATACATCGATGAATGGTTGGCTGTAGTAGTAGGAGGCGACTTTTCCATCGCTACTTTTGGTGCTGTAGCCTTGCTCACCCTGTTTTTGATAGGGAGCATCGCTGGTGAGTGTCAACGAGTAGCCAAACTGTTCTGACTTGGCGTTCAACGTGGCAGGGAATAGATCATTGCTTGATGAATTCCACTGCCAATCATCAAGATAGACTCGAAATGGTGAAGCACTTACGCCTGCCAATTCTGCTTGGTCGCGCGACCATTTTTCATCGGCATAGTGTTTCTCTTTGGTGGTGACAGCACTGTGCGCCATATAGATCTGCTGGCTTTGCCATACTGTTTGCTTAGGCAGCTTGGTTTGATTATCGTTTTCTTCTGAGGCAGAGGCAAAGCGGAATTGTGTCCATTGCACGCCTAGTTCATTGCCATTTTCATCAGTGAGGTTAGCGGTTAAATACCACCATTCATGGCGAAAGCTTGGGTGCGCTTGGTGGTCAGCAGGGAATTTGATTTCTACGCCTTTGACTACCGGTGTGAATTGATCATTCTGCTTTTGCTCATTGTTACTGCCGAGTATTGAACCCATATTTTGAGCGGATTTTGGATCGGCTTTGTCACAACCCCATAGAAATAACAGGTTAAGCAAGACTACGGACATTTTGATTAGCTTACTCTTCATATCAATGTTCATCACAACACCTCACTTTGCAAGCTAGACACCACAGGTTTACTGACCAAGCGCCATAAGGGGATGAGTGTCGCAATCACCGCCACAACAATCGTGATGAAGGAAATGCTGAGCGCATCGCTCCAATTCCACTGATAATTTAAGCTCCAACCAAAGGCTCGTAGGGTAACGATGTCGGTGAGCACGTAGCCCACCATCGCGCCTAGTGGAATGGCGATAACCAGAGTAAAGGCCACAAGCACAACGATTTGCCCGAGCACCATCACCATCAGTTTTTTTCGACTCACGCCAAGCGCATACAACCTTGCAATAGCGGCCTTACGTGCATCGAGCAACATAAAGCACGCACAGAACAAGCCAATGACGGCGACCATTAAGGTGACGCCATTAAGTGCTCGAGTGATGGCGAAGGTTTGTGAAAAGATATCTAAAGCGAGGGACTTGATCTGTGCTTGATCGTATAGCTGACTTGGGTGCAAATTCAGTTGTTGACGCAGATTTTCGTATACCTGTTGCTGGTCGCCAGATACTTTAATGCCTAGGCTAGTGGGCAAATCCGTAAAGCCGCTTTCAAGCCACAAATTAGGGGCAAGTAACACTTCGCCATTGGGTGAGCCGTAATCATGGAAAATTGCGCCAACCACCAGTGACTTGTCTGGGATGGAATCGAGCTTAAATTCGCTACTCAGTGATAAGCCAAGCTTCACTGCGGTAGGTTCGCTGATCGCCACGAGTTCACCTTGATAAAAACGCTGCCAAAAGTTATCAAGCTGCGACTGGAACACCATGGTTTGCTCTAATGTATCTTTGTCTTTAGTACCAAGTAACGTGGGCAGGCCCTGCAAGTTATCGTCGACATAGTATTGTTTATATACGGTTTCAACGTTCTCAAATTGTTCTAATGCGCGCTCGACATTAGCGATTTCGCCTTGAGCGGGGCTAACGTAAATGTCGGCATGCAAGCGTTGCTCTAACCATTGCTTTAGAGTGGATTCAAAGCTTCCAACTAAGGTATTCATTCCCATGTTGGTGGTAACCGCAAGCAGCAGTGCCATCATCGCGAGGGAGAGGGGAGATATTAGCTCTCGCAGTTCAGCAAACAGGTACTGCATCAATCCCGATTGGGTTCGCTGTTCACTCCAATTTGCTAACACACTGAGCGTTTTAGGTAGATATAAAGGAATCGATACTACTAATACACCAAGCCACGCCATAGTGAAGCGGTGATGTTCACTGAGCCACAAGCCCGCCAATGCGATAACGGTTAGCGTTAAACCAATAACAAACAATTGGTTTTCGTTCGAGTTTTCTGGCGCTTGGTAAAAACCGCCATGAGAAGAAAGCGGTTGTCTAACGCGTTGCTTAAAGTGCTGCCAGCATGCAACAAGCGTAGCCGCTAACGTAAGCAATAAGGCCTGTGCTAACCATGACCACTGCCATGTACCGGGCAAAAGTGTCGCGCCATAAAGTTGTTCAAGGGTTATCGCAACGGTGGGGTGGAGCCAATGGCTTAATTGAATCCCTAAAATGAAACCGAGTGAAGCGCCGAGGGTTACCAAAACGGTAAGCTCAACGAGCAAGGCAGAAAATACGATGCTTGGTGCAACGCCTGCTTGCTGAATTTGTACTAACAGTCGATTACGCTTCAGTAAGCTGTATTTCACGCCATTATAAGCGATGAACAAACCAACCAAGAACGCCAGTAAGCTCATGGCAGTGAGGTTGAGGTGAAAGCTGTCGGTAATAGAGCCGAGATCGGTACTCTGGTTATTGGTGATCCATTGCCCTTGATCGGCGAGCAGATTCTGCCATTTGTCTTGCGCATGGGTCTTGGTATCAAAAACAGCGATGTAGCTCAGTTGTCC
This window harbors:
- a CDS encoding helix-turn-helix transcriptional regulator is translated as MKKHSRNLHPSLSIDKAPSNVFMNFEAFLSNTETRVHSHPWGQVQLISGGILEMEAEGTRFLAPPHLAIWVPAGVMHCSYNRKPLDYCSLNIARELTQHLPEKTSLIKITPIVSSIIDDFRQRDINVAQSEQDQRLVQVLLDQLAERQVEHHFLPSTDNKYLAPILAAIEENPTDDISLKDWAEKVHATERTLSRHCQSELGMSFTEWRLRVRYLYSMDLLRNGQSVKEVALTLGYNQASPFISMFKKYSGQTPEQYKNRLL
- a CDS encoding DMT family transporter → MHYLLPFFTVCIWGANAIVNKLAASTIEPSAMSFYRWFIAMLILTPFCIRSVIKQWPIIKPNLSKLAFLGFLGMVLNQSLGYYAGLTTTASNMALITSLVPLISVFLSVPLLNKSISSLSIVGGVLSLSGLALMLGKGDPLFFIHQELTQGDGYMLIAAFVYASYCVLLKRWKMPISSWVVIYVQGMFAVAMLAPLWLTSDQLIPSQQAIPLIAYAAVAASILAPWMWVKAIDTIGADSSAMFMNLLPVVAIVLAATWLGEEINQFHIIGGVMVISGVILAQIKRKPRLEAPLPQQAN
- a CDS encoding lipocalin-like domain-containing protein codes for the protein MKSKLIKMSVVLLNLLFLWGCDKADPKSAQNMGSILGSNNEQKQNDQFTPVVKGVEIKFPADHQAHPSFRHEWWYLTANLTDENGNELGVQWTQFRFASASEENDNQTKLPKQTVWQSQQIYMAHSAVTTKEKHYADEKWSRDQAELAGVSASPFRVYLDDWQWNSSSNDLFPATLNAKSEQFGYSLTLTSDAPYQKQGEQGYSTKSSDGKVASYYYSQPFIDVSGNVMIDGVTHQVSGKGWIDREWSSQFLLDSQQGWDWFALRLNDETSLVAFQLRNSTTGEASYASARLMQQDGSGLAISQQDISLTAVNQTEIDGRDYPTEWQVSIPSQQIELTVSALNPKAKMPLSVPYWEGPISIKGTHSGTGYMELTGY
- a CDS encoding DUF3147 family protein — protein: MWWIVFKYLTTAAIVVLISEVAKRSDKLGALVAALPTVTILALIWMYIEGQGSDKLSNHAFYTFWFVVPTLPMFLLFPYLLSKYSFWATLLLSCLISFVCFGVVNTLAKHFGINLL
- a CDS encoding ABC transporter permease, with protein sequence MLKAKRAAESNRLKIAHTKLTLNLFAAHYRQSPLQAAAILVGIVLAVTLFVAVQAINLNAKRSYAESTEQLSAQAQNLIIPPAGQNYLPESLYFKLRQNGLSAILPVIEGRVRDEQGRRWSIQGSELIAALTSRSRYSTDKPAENDGTSEDSQNISLFNSALPLPLLLAGKPIVMMSQSQHQSLGEVETLLLDEVITKVVVLPDEWQLGSRMLMDIGFAQQLLNKQGQLSYIAVFDTKTHAQDKWQNLLADQGQWITNNQSTDLGSITDSFHLNLTAMSLLAFLVGLFIAYNGVKYSLLKRNRLLVQIQQAGVAPSIVFSALLVELTVLVTLGASLGFILGIQLSHWLHPTVAITLEQLYGATLLPGTWQWSWLAQALLLTLAATLVACWQHFKQRVRQPLSSHGGFYQAPENSNENQLFVIGLTLTVIALAGLWLSEHHRFTMAWLGVLVVSIPLYLPKTLSVLANWSEQRTQSGLMQYLFAELRELISPLSLAMMALLLAVTTNMGMNTLVGSFESTLKQWLEQRLHADIYVSPAQGEIANVERALEQFENVETVYKQYYVDDNLQGLPTLLGTKDKDTLEQTMVFQSQLDNFWQRFYQGELVAISEPTAVKLGLSLSSEFKLDSIPDKSLVVGAIFHDYGSPNGEVLLAPNLWLESGFTDLPTSLGIKVSGDQQQVYENLRQQLNLHPSQLYDQAQIKSLALDIFSQTFAITRALNGVTLMVAVIGLFCACFMLLDARKAAIARLYALGVSRKKLMVMVLGQIVVLVAFTLVIAIPLGAMVGYVLTDIVTLRAFGWSLNYQWNWSDALSISFITIVVAVIATLIPLWRLVSKPVVSSLQSEVL